The Gemella massiliensis genome contains a region encoding:
- a CDS encoding D-alanine--D-alanine ligase, producing MKKENIGIIYGGKSAEHSVSLLTAKSIINAIDKEKYNIFPIFISLDGAWAKGKKITKQIENQKELIFSNFDNDISGLLFENGCKFDIVFPVLHGPNGEDGTIQGLLEIMDISYVGNNVLSSATGMDKVIMKQLFEAYNLPQLPYVHFIEYTWKNDKEQIVKNINSNLKYPVFVKPANLGSSVGISRCSNEQQLIAGIEEALKFDKKIVVEQGAVDAKEIEVAVMGYNEIKTTDPGEIVNISTTEFYDYETKYTDGQSRMDIPAPINTAFYPKFREMAATAFRAISGSGLVRADFFLTKDDEIFINEVNTMPGFTPFSMFPSLWANMGVSYPEIIEELFALAKERYSDRQNLLTEE from the coding sequence ATGAAAAAAGAAAATATCGGAATCATTTATGGCGGCAAAAGTGCTGAACACTCTGTATCACTACTAACAGCAAAATCAATTATCAATGCAATTGATAAAGAAAAATACAACATCTTTCCTATTTTTATATCATTGGACGGCGCTTGGGCTAAGGGTAAAAAAATAACAAAACAAATTGAAAATCAAAAGGAGTTAATATTCTCAAATTTTGATAATGATATTAGCGGATTATTGTTCGAAAATGGATGTAAGTTTGATATAGTTTTCCCTGTTCTTCATGGCCCTAATGGAGAAGACGGTACTATTCAAGGGCTTCTTGAAATTATGGATATCTCCTATGTTGGTAACAATGTTCTTTCATCAGCTACCGGAATGGACAAAGTTATTATGAAACAATTATTTGAAGCATATAACTTGCCTCAACTACCATATGTTCACTTTATCGAATACACATGGAAAAATGATAAGGAACAAATCGTTAAAAATATTAATTCTAACCTAAAATATCCTGTATTCGTAAAACCTGCCAACCTTGGTTCATCTGTTGGAATTAGTCGTTGTAGTAACGAACAACAATTAATCGCAGGAATTGAAGAAGCCTTAAAATTTGATAAAAAAATCGTTGTTGAACAAGGTGCTGTTGATGCCAAGGAAATTGAAGTTGCAGTTATGGGATATAATGAAATCAAAACAACAGATCCCGGAGAAATAGTCAATATCTCTACAACTGAATTCTATGATTATGAAACTAAATATACTGACGGTCAATCAAGAATGGACATCCCTGCTCCAATCAATACAGCTTTCTACCCTAAATTTAGAGAAATGGCAGCCACAGCATTTCGTGCTATTAGCGGTTCCGGCTTAGTTCGTGCCGATTTCTTCTTAACAAAAGATGATGAGATATTTATAAATGAAGTAAATACAATGCCGGGCTTCACTCCATTTTCTATGTTTCCATCGCTTTGGGCAAATATGGGAGTAAGCTATCCAGAAATAATTGAAGAATTGTTTGCTTTAGCAAAAGAACGTTATAGCGATCGTCAAAATTTATTAACTGAAGAATAA
- a CDS encoding UDP-N-acetylmuramoyl-tripeptide--D-alanyl-D-alanine ligase encodes MKYNITELVKILNAKKVNLIDDKYITGIAIDSRKVQPGDLFIPFLGENVDGHNYIETAFKKGAVASLSLKVNFELDKNIIYVENSEKALQTLAHHYLKSLNVKIVAITGSNGKTTTKDIISSILSTKYKVHKTAGNFNNELGVPLTILSAPEDSDILVLEMGADNFGQLDYLSKLVEPDFTVITNIGESHIEFFKNREGIAKAKFEITNGMKKNGVFVYNGDEILIKNLINQSNITSISCGELKSNDIILENYNITRKSINFKLNISNTPFSTSLKGKHNLYNIMFAIAISHKLGLSYSEIKNAISNIKEITKMRLESIPYKKNSLIINDAYNASPTSMKASIDVLNELTDFSYKTLVLGDMFELGSNEISYHSLVGEHITDNTKNINLVISVGILSKNITDNIKNTISTLHFNTTEEVTNYLKQNTHPNEVILFKASRSMKLEKIIEELIKH; translated from the coding sequence ATGAAATATAATATTACTGAACTGGTAAAAATACTAAATGCTAAAAAAGTAAACTTAATAGATGATAAATACATTACCGGTATAGCTATTGATAGCAGGAAAGTTCAACCCGGAGATTTATTTATTCCTTTTTTAGGAGAAAATGTCGACGGTCATAATTATATTGAAACCGCCTTTAAAAAGGGAGCTGTCGCTTCCCTTTCTTTAAAGGTTAATTTCGAGTTAGATAAAAACATAATCTATGTTGAAAATAGTGAAAAAGCACTACAAACACTGGCACATCACTATTTAAAATCTTTAAATGTTAAAATCGTTGCTATTACCGGAAGTAACGGAAAAACTACAACAAAAGACATTATTAGCTCCATATTATCTACTAAATATAAAGTTCATAAAACAGCTGGAAATTTTAATAATGAACTTGGAGTCCCATTAACTATTCTCTCCGCTCCGGAAGATAGTGACATACTTGTTCTTGAAATGGGCGCTGACAATTTTGGACAACTGGATTATCTTTCAAAATTAGTTGAACCGGATTTCACCGTTATTACCAATATAGGAGAAAGTCATATTGAATTTTTCAAAAATCGTGAAGGAATTGCCAAAGCAAAATTTGAAATTACTAATGGCATGAAAAAAAATGGGGTATTTGTCTATAATGGCGATGAAATACTTATTAAAAACTTAATAAATCAAAGCAATATAACATCTATCTCATGTGGTGAGTTAAAATCTAATGATATAATCTTAGAAAACTATAATATTACCCGTAAATCTATTAATTTTAAATTAAATATTTCAAATACGCCGTTTAGTACATCATTAAAAGGTAAACATAATCTTTATAATATTATGTTTGCAATAGCAATTTCTCACAAATTAGGGCTTAGTTACAGCGAAATAAAAAATGCTATAAGTAATATTAAAGAGATTACTAAAATGCGACTTGAAAGCATACCCTACAAAAAAAATTCATTAATAATTAACGATGCCTACAACGCAAGTCCAACTTCAATGAAAGCAAGTATTGATGTTTTAAACGAATTAACAGATTTTAGTTATAAAACACTGGTTTTAGGAGATATGTTTGAACTTGGAAGTAACGAAATATCATATCATAGTTTAGTTGGAGAACATATTACTGACAATACAAAAAATATAAATCTTGTAATTAGTGTTGGAATTTTATCAAAAAATATTACTGATAATATTAAAAATACTATTTCCACACTTCACTTTAATACAACAGAAGAAGTGACAAATTACTTAAAGCAGAATACTCACCCTAACGAAGTAATACTTTTTAAAGCAAGTCGTTCAATGAAACTTGAGAAAATTATTGAAGAATTAATAAAACACTAA
- a CDS encoding ABC transporter permease encodes MSIIKNAIAYVWRKKIKTLIIFCILLCMSTLILSSVSVKNATDTASKETLKNITSSFSMQINRRVNQGTSRGAGNLKGKDIEKIKGTEGITGYVKRTNIVADLVDHKIVEVPGGSDNQSEERKKNFGSAVMVTGINDSSKDDKFVAETLKLVEGRHINESDKNVTLVHKDFAQKNNIKVGDTITLKSNVHDADNVNKANETTKVKVVGIFDGKNKTSVTYPQELYENIFVTDTETTKKLYNFTDDTAIYQDATFFVSGGQNINKVMNRVRGISDIDWQSYTLIKSSNNFPALQSSINAIYGATNNLLVGALIFGALVLTLVLFLWINGRRKEMGIMLALGISKTKILLQFITEVIIISVFSFIAAYFTGNYVSKMVGDSILSQVTKNITKKLSLEGKGANIGGGAEVDGFNKTLTNLSVHVSPEDMTKVVGFGLIIIIVSVLIASITLLRKHPKDLLMGDK; translated from the coding sequence ATGTCAATTATAAAAAATGCCATCGCATATGTATGGCGTAAAAAAATAAAAACACTTATTATTTTCTGTATTCTTTTATGTATGTCAACTCTAATATTGAGTAGTGTTTCTGTAAAGAATGCAACAGATACGGCTTCAAAAGAAACTTTAAAAAATATAACGAGCAGTTTTTCTATGCAAATTAACCGTAGGGTTAATCAAGGGACATCAAGAGGTGCCGGTAATCTTAAAGGGAAAGATATAGAGAAAATAAAAGGAACTGAAGGTATTACAGGTTATGTAAAAAGAACAAATATAGTGGCAGATCTAGTAGATCATAAAATTGTAGAAGTACCCGGTGGTTCTGACAATCAAAGCGAAGAACGAAAGAAAAATTTCGGAAGTGCGGTTATGGTAACGGGAATTAATGATTCATCTAAAGATGATAAATTTGTTGCCGAAACATTAAAATTAGTTGAAGGTCGCCATATTAATGAGTCTGATAAAAATGTTACTTTAGTTCATAAAGATTTTGCACAAAAAAATAATATTAAAGTTGGCGATACTATAACATTAAAATCAAACGTTCATGATGCTGATAATGTTAATAAAGCAAATGAAACAACCAAGGTTAAAGTTGTTGGAATCTTTGATGGTAAAAATAAAACATCAGTAACCTACCCGCAAGAATTATATGAAAACATTTTTGTGACAGATACAGAAACTACCAAAAAATTATATAATTTTACAGATGATACTGCAATTTATCAAGATGCCACTTTCTTTGTTAGCGGTGGGCAAAACATAAACAAAGTAATGAACAGAGTAAGAGGAATATCTGATATTGATTGGCAGTCATACACTCTTATAAAAAGTAGCAATAACTTCCCTGCACTTCAATCATCAATTAATGCTATTTATGGTGCAACAAATAATCTATTAGTAGGAGCGCTTATATTCGGAGCATTAGTTCTTACTTTAGTTCTATTCTTATGGATCAATGGTAGAAGAAAAGAGATGGGAATTATGTTGGCATTAGGTATTAGTAAAACTAAAATACTTTTACAATTTATAACAGAAGTTATAATAATAAGTGTATTCAGTTTTATTGCAGCATATTTTACCGGAAATTATGTTAGTAAAATGGTAGGGGACAGTATACTTTCACAAGTAACTAAAAATATTACTAAAAAGCTATCGCTTGAAGGAAAAGGAGCAAATATAGGTGGAGGTGCAGAAGTAGATGGTTTTAATAAAACATTAACAAATCTATCTGTTCATGTTAGCCCTGAGGATATGACTAAAGTTGTAGGTTTCGGATTGATAATTATTATAGTTTCAGTATTAATTGCTTCTATAACATTACTTAGAAAACATCCGAAAGATTTATTAATGGGCGATAAATAG
- a CDS encoding ABC transporter ATP-binding protein, with the protein MTILKINNVSYNYNNSRESVLNRINYEFESGKFYAIIGKSGAGKSTLLSLLAGLDTPTKGEILFNDKDIAESGYNHHRSKQISLVFQNYNLIDYLTPLENIKLVNKEAGKDILLQLGLEEKEINRNVLKLSGGQQQRVAIARALVSEAPIILADEPTGNLDENTAMDIIEILIKSAKERNKCVIVVTHSNQLASKADIVLELKKQKLVEINK; encoded by the coding sequence ATGACAATATTAAAAATTAATAATGTAAGTTATAATTATAACAATTCCAGAGAAAGTGTATTAAATCGTATTAATTATGAATTTGAAAGTGGGAAATTTTATGCAATTATCGGGAAATCCGGTGCAGGAAAATCAACATTATTATCACTTTTAGCCGGATTAGATACTCCCACAAAAGGAGAAATATTATTCAATGATAAGGATATTGCCGAAAGTGGATACAATCATCATAGAAGTAAACAAATTTCATTAGTTTTCCAAAATTATAATTTAATTGATTATTTAACACCGCTTGAAAATATTAAATTAGTTAATAAAGAAGCCGGTAAAGATATATTATTACAGTTAGGTCTTGAAGAAAAAGAAATTAATCGTAATGTTTTAAAATTATCAGGTGGTCAACAGCAACGTGTAGCAATAGCAAGGGCATTGGTGTCAGAAGCACCTATTATATTAGCAGATGAACCTACAGGAAACTTGGATGAAAATACGGCTATGGATATTATCGAAATTTTAATCAAATCAGCAAAAGAGAGAAATAAATGTGTTATAGTAGTAACTCACAGTAATCAACTAGCAAGCAAAGCAGATATTGTTTTAGAGTTAAAAAAACAAAAATTAGTAGAAATTAATAAATAA
- a CDS encoding ABC transporter permease, whose product MSITKRAWNYISRKKVKTVLIFLILTLISTALLSSFSIMFATNKIEKKIYEISNTGFTVVSKNVEQPITLDAAKKFLENKKISKYNFKYDTLAKLTDKKVVDVKQNVTIDESNSKLSNLVSIFGTTDTKLEKEFTSGVFKLEKGNPITEKDNSKVLIHEKLAQKNNLKVGDKIKLRGVAIKETNTQESSEVELEVAGIFSGQKNEKNTGLSSDATENTIFTDYNSSQKLWGYKANDYKVTTAVYFLSNPNEIDSAVDTAKKTPIDWNGVDIVKNNKDFEAVSSSVINFKNIIDVLTLGIIIGSVVVLSLILMFWLRERIYEIGILLSLGISKIKIIAQFIIELMIISVFSIILSSTGGNIVAKYVFKEFINNGQFEDGSTSIFESVIPKLDFTTIISTYGILILIILISVIGTSYIILHKKPKDILSNMS is encoded by the coding sequence ATGTCAATTACAAAACGCGCATGGAATTATATCAGTAGAAAGAAAGTAAAAACTGTACTTATATTTCTGATATTAACATTGATTTCCACTGCATTATTAAGTAGTTTTTCTATTATGTTTGCTACTAATAAAATTGAAAAAAAAATATATGAAATATCAAATACAGGGTTTACTGTAGTTAGCAAAAATGTTGAACAACCTATCACATTAGATGCAGCTAAAAAATTTTTAGAAAATAAAAAAATTTCTAAATACAATTTTAAATATGATACTTTGGCAAAGCTAACAGATAAAAAAGTTGTTGATGTTAAACAAAATGTAACAATAGATGAATCAAATTCTAAACTAAGTAATTTAGTATCTATATTTGGGACAACGGATACAAAATTAGAAAAAGAATTTACAAGTGGAGTTTTTAAATTAGAAAAAGGTAATCCTATTACCGAAAAAGACAACTCAAAGGTTCTTATACATGAGAAATTAGCACAAAAAAATAATTTAAAAGTGGGAGATAAAATAAAATTACGTGGAGTTGCTATAAAGGAAACAAATACACAGGAGAGTAGTGAAGTTGAACTAGAAGTAGCGGGAATTTTTTCAGGACAAAAAAATGAAAAAAATACCGGCTTGAGTTCAGACGCTACGGAAAATACTATTTTTACAGATTATAATTCCAGCCAAAAATTATGGGGTTATAAAGCCAATGATTACAAAGTTACAACGGCAGTATATTTTTTATCTAATCCTAATGAAATTGATAGTGCAGTAGATACCGCTAAAAAAACTCCAATAGATTGGAATGGTGTTGATATTGTGAAAAATAATAAAGATTTTGAAGCAGTTTCTTCATCCGTTATAAATTTTAAAAATATTATAGACGTATTAACATTGGGTATTATAATAGGAAGTGTTGTTGTTTTATCTCTTATATTAATGTTTTGGTTAAGAGAACGAATTTATGAAATTGGAATTTTATTATCGCTAGGTATTTCAAAAATTAAAATTATTGCTCAGTTTATTATAGAGTTAATGATAATTTCAGTATTTAGTATAATTTTATCTTCCACCGGCGGTAATATTGTCGCAAAATATGTGTTTAAAGAATTTATAAACAACGGACAATTTGAAGATGGATCTACATCTATATTCGAAAGTGTTATACCGAAATTAGATTTTACAACTATTATCTCAACGTATGGGATACTAATTCTTATTATACTAATATCAGTAATAGGCACTTCATATATTATTTTACATAAAAAACCAAAAGATATTTTATCAAATATGAGTTAA
- a CDS encoding septation ring formation regulator EzrA: MTYIFLFVCVLVLGGIVALFILRNRKKQDLYPLLVMKDELERETLSDDLKQIKAINISGKAEKLYASWESEWYEIQSIDIEELDKDLYSAEGYIDKFNFKKADEIIMNSGELIANIKDRISGIRKEIKELAEIEPSNKELYEEIVQEYKELNRELLAKRHQYGTAAEEFELEIKEIAPQLDDFKLLTSTGKYIEAQEKIVHIKDVVLNLKERMEILPDLLKEIEKTCPAQIQALRLKVEEMEKKGFKLNHLDISGKIESSVWQLNDARDKVKSGDIDLIENILDGIYDVIDEISKDLKKELEYKKYIEENYREITNKLNLQDQLNEALYNNIQEIKNRYQIYQKDEEMVANYYDELNNLLNIKHDIDVYINNQPKLNYKDLKEKVELLGQGLEKIEEDQTNYSRYLTSLREEEGIAREKLSFINQEKEVIKRKLDNSRVPGFSDRFIVLYKDVTDSYKYALEELRKEPINIDLLKRSVAEAEESLEIYRSEVNTILTDIELIEKLIRYANRYRKDNVELHQQLTVAEQYYREYRYNKTLEIIRNSLDKIEPGAYERIRNSIK; this comes from the coding sequence ATGACATATATATTTTTATTTGTGTGTGTCCTTGTTCTTGGTGGTATAGTGGCACTATTTATCTTAAGAAACAGGAAAAAACAAGATTTATACCCTCTTTTAGTTATGAAAGATGAGCTAGAAAGAGAAACGCTATCTGATGATTTGAAGCAGATAAAAGCAATAAATATATCAGGTAAGGCAGAAAAACTTTATGCAAGTTGGGAAAGTGAATGGTACGAAATTCAAAGTATTGATATTGAAGAATTAGATAAAGATCTTTACAGTGCAGAAGGATATATCGACAAATTTAACTTTAAAAAAGCTGATGAAATTATTATGAATAGTGGTGAATTAATCGCTAATATTAAAGATAGAATATCAGGTATAAGAAAAGAAATTAAAGAGTTAGCTGAAATTGAACCTAGTAATAAAGAACTTTATGAGGAGATTGTTCAAGAGTATAAAGAACTTAACCGTGAATTATTAGCTAAACGTCATCAATATGGCACTGCTGCTGAAGAATTTGAATTAGAAATTAAAGAAATAGCACCACAATTAGATGATTTTAAATTGTTAACTTCAACAGGTAAGTACATAGAAGCACAAGAAAAAATTGTACATATTAAAGATGTTGTATTAAATTTGAAAGAAAGAATGGAAATACTTCCGGATCTGTTGAAAGAAATCGAAAAAACATGTCCCGCACAAATTCAAGCACTACGTCTTAAAGTAGAAGAAATGGAGAAAAAAGGTTTTAAATTAAATCATTTAGACATATCAGGTAAAATAGAAAGCAGTGTGTGGCAATTAAATGATGCAAGAGATAAGGTGAAGTCCGGAGATATTGATTTAATAGAAAATATTTTAGATGGAATTTACGATGTAATTGATGAGATTTCAAAAGATTTGAAAAAAGAACTTGAGTATAAGAAATACATTGAAGAAAACTATCGTGAAATTACAAATAAATTAAATTTACAAGACCAATTAAATGAAGCATTGTATAATAATATTCAAGAAATAAAAAATAGATACCAAATTTATCAAAAAGATGAAGAAATGGTAGCAAACTATTATGATGAGTTAAATAATCTGTTGAATATTAAACACGATATTGACGTTTATATTAATAATCAACCGAAACTTAACTATAAAGACTTAAAAGAAAAAGTCGAACTTCTAGGTCAAGGACTTGAGAAGATAGAGGAAGATCAAACGAATTATTCAAGGTATTTAACCAGTCTTCGTGAAGAAGAGGGTATTGCCAGAGAAAAATTATCATTTATTAATCAGGAGAAAGAGGTTATTAAACGTAAACTTGATAATTCCAGAGTTCCCGGTTTTAGCGACAGATTTATTGTTTTATACAAAGATGTAACGGATAGTTACAAGTATGCCTTAGAAGAATTAAGAAAAGAACCTATTAATATAGATTTATTAAAACGTTCCGTAGCAGAAGCAGAGGAGTCATTGGAGATTTATCGTTCTGAAGTAAATACCATCTTAACTGACATAGAATTGATTGAAAAATTAATTCGTTATGCCAACAGGTACAGAAAAGATAATGTTGAATTGCATCAACAACTAACAGTTGCTGAACAATACTATCGTGAATATCGTTATAATAAAACGTTAGAAATAATTAGAAATTCTTTAGATAAGATAGAACCCGGAGCATATGAACGCATAAGGAATTCTATTAAATAA
- the codY gene encoding GTP-sensing pleiotropic transcriptional regulator CodY — protein sequence MASLLQKTRKISTILQEGRHDNVDFEAMAMRLSPILDSVVYILDVEGNILGYDSIIDYSNERMERIIQDRKVPKAYLDATMKVYATKVNIPFKNELSIFPEEEEERFEGNTYTVILPIRGGGERLGTLVIGRMDSDFKDDDLVLAEYASTVVGIEIMHEKQDKEKNLARDKDMVNMALNSLSYSEKEAIEHIFKELNGTEGLLIASKIADRVGITRSVIVNALRKLESAGIIESKSLGMKGTYIKVLKDYFLELIFSNEY from the coding sequence ATGGCAAGTTTATTACAAAAAACAAGAAAAATAAGCACAATTTTACAAGAAGGAAGACATGACAACGTTGATTTCGAAGCAATGGCAATGCGTCTTAGCCCAATATTAGACTCGGTAGTTTATATATTAGATGTTGAAGGGAATATATTAGGGTATGATTCTATTATTGATTACTCTAATGAAAGAATGGAAAGAATAATCCAAGATAGAAAAGTTCCTAAAGCATATCTGGATGCTACGATGAAGGTTTATGCAACAAAAGTAAATATTCCATTTAAAAATGAACTTTCTATTTTTCCTGAAGAAGAAGAAGAAAGATTTGAAGGTAATACTTATACGGTAATCTTACCAATTCGTGGTGGTGGTGAACGATTAGGTACACTGGTTATCGGTAGAATGGATAGTGATTTTAAAGACGATGATTTAGTCCTTGCTGAATATGCTTCAACTGTAGTTGGGATAGAAATCATGCACGAAAAACAAGATAAAGAAAAAAATCTGGCACGTGATAAAGATATGGTTAATATGGCGTTAAATTCTCTTTCATATTCAGAAAAAGAAGCGATTGAGCATATTTTTAAAGAATTAAACGGAACAGAAGGATTGCTTATTGCCAGCAAAATAGCAGACAGAGTGGGAATTACGCGCTCAGTTATTGTTAATGCACTGCGTAAATTAGAAAGTGCAGGTATTATCGAGTCAAAATCCTTAGGAATGAAAGGAACATATATAAAAGTGTTAAAGGATTATTTCCTAGAGTTAATTTTTTCTAATGAATATTAA
- the trmFO gene encoding FADH(2)-oxidizing methylenetetrahydrofolate--tRNA-(uracil(54)-C(5))-methyltransferase TrmFO, whose protein sequence is MEKKVIVIGAGLAGSEAAWQLATRGVKVDLYEMRPKKMTPAHKTKNFAELVCSNSLRANNITNAVGLLKEEMRRLNSIIIECADTTQVPAGGALAVDRDRFSEMITEKIKNHPNINIIEKEISAIPKGDVPVIVATGPLTTDLLSEDIRKYTNQDGLYFYDAAAPIIEKDSINFEKVYLKSRYDKGEAAYLNCPMTKEEFYTFYNELINAEVAPLKEFEKEIYFEGCMPFEEMAKRGEKTLLFGPLKPVGLEDPKTEKRPYAVVQLRQDNKEGTLYNIVGFQTHLKWGEQKRIINLIPGLENANIVRYGVMHRNTYLNSPQLLERTYRLKKEKNIYFAGQMTGVEGYVESAASGIVAALNAIYNTEGKEVIFPTETMIGAMANYIVDNTNKNFQPMNANFGIIKPLEEKIKDKKEKYTRYDKRSLEILENFKIN, encoded by the coding sequence ATGGAAAAAAAAGTAATCGTAATTGGAGCAGGATTAGCCGGAAGTGAAGCGGCATGGCAATTAGCAACACGTGGTGTTAAGGTAGATTTATATGAAATGCGTCCTAAAAAAATGACACCGGCACATAAAACGAAAAATTTTGCGGAGTTGGTGTGTTCAAATTCATTAAGAGCTAACAATATAACAAACGCGGTCGGACTGTTGAAAGAAGAAATGAGAAGACTTAATTCTATTATTATAGAATGTGCCGATACAACTCAAGTTCCGGCAGGTGGTGCTTTGGCAGTAGACAGAGATCGCTTTTCAGAGATGATAACAGAAAAAATAAAAAATCATCCAAATATCAATATTATAGAAAAAGAAATATCAGCGATACCTAAAGGTGATGTTCCGGTAATCGTGGCTACAGGACCTTTAACTACAGATTTATTAAGTGAAGATATTAGAAAATATACAAACCAAGACGGTCTATACTTTTATGATGCAGCAGCTCCTATTATTGAAAAAGATTCAATAAATTTTGAAAAAGTATATCTAAAATCACGTTATGATAAAGGAGAGGCTGCATATCTAAATTGTCCTATGACAAAAGAAGAATTTTATACTTTTTATAATGAATTGATAAATGCCGAAGTAGCACCGCTAAAAGAATTTGAAAAAGAAATTTATTTTGAGGGATGTATGCCATTTGAGGAAATGGCAAAACGTGGTGAAAAAACACTATTATTCGGTCCGTTGAAACCTGTAGGTTTAGAAGATCCGAAAACAGAAAAAAGACCATATGCAGTAGTGCAGTTACGTCAAGATAATAAAGAAGGGACACTTTATAATATCGTAGGGTTTCAAACGCATTTAAAATGGGGAGAACAAAAACGTATTATTAATTTAATACCGGGATTAGAAAATGCGAATATTGTTCGCTACGGCGTTATGCACAGAAATACTTATCTTAATTCACCACAACTGTTAGAAAGAACATACCGTTTAAAAAAAGAAAAAAATATTTATTTTGCAGGGCAGATGACAGGAGTAGAGGGGTATGTAGAAAGTGCGGCATCAGGGATTGTAGCGGCTTTAAATGCTATATATAATACTGAGGGTAAAGAAGTAATTTTTCCAACGGAGACAATGATTGGAGCGATGGCGAACTATATTGTTGATAATACAAATAAGAATTTTCAACCTATGAATGCAAATTTTGGAATAATTAAACCACTGGAAGAGAAAATAAAAGATAAAAAAGAAAAATATACAAGATATGATAAAAGATCATTAGAAATTTTAGAAAATTTCAAAATTAATTAA
- the thiI gene encoding tRNA uracil 4-sulfurtransferase ThiI: MEYSHIIIRYGELTLKSGNRNEFLKKLTKNIRYNLQGLKGFHIQTKRDRMYIHFDNNDYIDEIIEKLKHIPGIHNFSPVLRADLNIDKAKKIIDSLLNTKLDKNYTFKIQTKRSNKHFDYNTNELNNIFGSYVLVNYPNLKVNVKQPDFIINVEVRSEGIFIFTDFIKGVGGFPVNTSSKALLLLSGGIDSPVAAHTLQVKGVEVEMIHFQSPPFTSQDALNKIFDLTTKLSEVVGRVKLHVVNFTELQTEIVKRIPSNYTMTSTRRFMLSIAEEVAKKEDCLAIATGESLGQVASQTLESMNCINAVTNMPILRPLLTMDKVDIIKIATEIGTLKISNLPFEDCCTIFTPKSPKTKPKLEKIVEYEMRDDYSELIKKTLASIETYLFDKNGKVTTKNIEIEKNLQDEFSDLL, encoded by the coding sequence GTGGAATATAGTCATATTATAATCAGATATGGGGAACTTACTCTAAAATCTGGTAACAGAAATGAATTTTTAAAAAAATTAACAAAAAATATTCGTTATAATTTACAGGGATTAAAAGGATTTCATATTCAAACTAAACGAGATAGAATGTATATTCATTTTGATAACAACGATTATATAGATGAAATCATAGAAAAATTAAAACACATACCCGGAATTCATAATTTTTCACCGGTATTACGTGCTGATTTGAATATAGATAAAGCAAAAAAAATAATAGATAGTTTATTGAATACAAAATTAGATAAAAATTACACATTTAAAATCCAAACTAAAAGATCGAATAAACATTTTGATTATAATACTAATGAATTAAATAATATTTTTGGAAGTTACGTATTGGTAAATTACCCAAATTTGAAAGTAAATGTAAAACAACCGGATTTTATTATTAATGTAGAGGTACGAAGTGAAGGGATTTTTATTTTCACAGATTTTATAAAAGGTGTTGGAGGTTTTCCTGTAAATACATCATCAAAAGCATTATTATTGCTTTCTGGCGGTATTGACTCACCGGTGGCAGCTCATACTTTGCAGGTAAAAGGTGTTGAAGTGGAAATGATTCACTTTCAATCACCACCATTCACATCCCAAGATGCTTTGAATAAAATTTTTGATTTAACAACAAAACTTAGTGAAGTAGTAGGAAGAGTAAAATTACATGTGGTAAATTTTACAGAATTACAAACAGAAATAGTAAAGAGAATACCATCTAATTATACTATGACTTCAACACGCCGTTTTATGTTGAGTATAGCGGAAGAAGTTGCGAAAAAAGAAGATTGTCTTGCTATAGCAACCGGGGAATCATTAGGTCAGGTAGCAAGTCAAACACTGGAATCAATGAACTGCATTAATGCTGTTACCAATATGCCGATATTACGTCCGCTATTAACAATGGATAAAGTTGATATAATAAAAATTGCAACTGAGATAGGCACTTTGAAAATTTCTAATTTACCATTTGAAGATTGTTGTACTATTTTTACACCAAAATCGCCTAAAACAAAACCAAAATTAGAGAAAATAGTAGAATATGAAATGCGTGATGATTATTCAGAACTAATTAAAAAAACTTTAGCGAGTATAGAAACTTATTTATTTGATAAAAATGGAAAAGTAACAACTAAAAATATAGAAATAGAAAAAAATTTACAAGATGAATTTTCAGATTTATTATAA